One window of Triticum dicoccoides isolate Atlit2015 ecotype Zavitan chromosome 5A, WEW_v2.0, whole genome shotgun sequence genomic DNA carries:
- the LOC119301154 gene encoding uncharacterized protein LOC119301154: MEGEQLSSPLDGHHHSIDIDIAAEAKPSDAVDGETGRKWLCKLTSATVNKAVMRDLIARTPMLWYLAERSGTILRPCTRRAVGAQALHAVRAVAIGPFHRGDRGVPFPDDAKLPFMRYLQEQCGLDVDAYVAALSAERDRLRDEFADDDADAGPDDKVLLDDEDKFLQMLLLDSCFVLVVSMMLSKTGVGEDADSAARAASINREYFILHMAVAQHAEQIKLDMLVLENQVPFAAVKLLVASCGRLILRHSVEEVVLGCFDDVCPKRACLARDAAGAEFHHVLHLFHWSRVPANKYCILSTPLKLLKIKKESERLFPCSVELRHSAVWFRQAAASTCQGDLDMSFWSRPASPVAVMSIPCFHVHEYSAAVLYNMLAFEMRFHWAHGACVTTHVARMEGLVRCPQDATFLRRRGVLSATRLTDAELVYFFRELGAQTVGARLPDEFGEMVDAVACHRRRRVSWWCGGFVLHFFPSPWVAVSLLAAAAIFVVPSMLQTVYTMLGYIKST, encoded by the coding sequence ATGGAGGGCGAACAGCTGAGCAGCCCCCTGGACGGTCACCACCACAGCATCGACATTGACATCGCGGCGGAGGCGAAACCATCGGACGCCGTCGACGGCGAGACCGGCCGGAAGTGGCTGTGCAAGCTCACGTCGGCGACGGTGAACAAGGCCGTGATGAGGGACCTCATCGCGCGGACGCCCATGCTGTGGTACCTCGCCGAGCGCTCGGGCACCATCCTCCGCCCGTGCACCCGGCGCGCCGTGGGCGCCCAGGCGCTCCACGCGGTGCGCGCCGTGGCCATCGGCCCGTTCCACCGCGGCGACCGTGGCGTCCCCTTCCCCGACGACGCCAAGCTCCCGTTCATGCGGTACCTGCAGGAGCAGTGCGGGCTCGATGTCGACGCCTACGTGGCGGCGCTGTCGGCCGAGCGCGACCGCCTCCGCGACGAGTTCGCCGACGACGACGCGGACGCGGGGCCGGATGACAAGGTGCTGCTGGACGACGAGGACAAGTTCCTGCAGATGCTGCTCCTGGACAGTTGCTTCGTCCTCGTCGTGAGCATGATGCTCAGCAAGACCGGCGTCGGCGAGGACGCCGACAGCGCGGCGCGGGCGGCGTCCATCAACAGGGAGTACTTCATTCTCCACATGGCCGTGGCGCAGCACGCCGAGCAGATCAAGCTCGACATGCTGGTGCTCGAGAACCAGGTCCCCTTCGCCGCCGTCAAGCTGCTCGTCGCCTCCTGCGGCAGGCTGATCCTCCGCCACTCCGTCGAGGAGGTGGTGCTCGGCTGCTTCGACGACGTCTGCCCGAAGCGGGCGTGCCTCGCCCGCGACGCGGCGGGCGCGGAGTTCCACCACGTCCTGCACCTCTTCCACTGGTCCCGCGTGCCGGCTAACAAGTACTGCATCCTCTCGACGCCACTGAAGCTCCTCAAGATCAAGAAGGAGTCGGAGCGGCTGTTCCCCTGCTCCGTGGAGCTGCGGCACTCGGCGGTGTGGTTCCGGCAGGCTGCGGCGTCGACCTGCCAAGGCGACCTTGACATGTCGTTCTGGAGCCGGCCGGCGAGCCCCGTGGCGGTGATGAGCATCCCGTGCTTCCACGTCCACGAGTACAGCGCGGCGGTGCTGTACAACATGCTGGCCTTCGAGATGCGGTTCCACTGGGCGCACGGCGCATGCGTGACGACGCACGTCGCCCGGATGGAGGGACTCGTGCGGTGCCCGCAGGACGCGACGTTTCTGCGCCGGCGAGGTGTCCTTTCCGCCACGCGGCTGACGGACGCGGAGCTCGTCTACTTCTTCCGGGAGCTCGGGGCGCAGACAGTCGGCGCGAGGCTGCCGGATGAGTTCGGCGAGATGGTCGACGCGGTAGCGTGCCACCGGAGGCGGCGGGTGAGCTGGTGGTGCGGCGGGTTCGTGCTGCACTTCTTCCCGTCGCCGTGGGTGGCCGTCTCGCTTCTCGCGGCGGCCGCAATTTTCGTCGTGCCGTCCATGCTGCAGACGGTATATACCATGCTCGGCTATATCAAAAGTACCTAG